The genomic window GTCCGGCCTGGTCGTCGGGAAGTACAGCTGGTGGCCCAGCTGGCTGGTCAACATCGTCACCGAGCGGGCGATGGCCGGTCATCTGGACGAGGAGATGGTCAGTGCCCTGGACCGGTGCGCCTACGCGGAGCTGACCCCGGCCCAGTCCCGGATCGCCCGTCGGCTGCTCGCCGGGGAGGACGCCCTGGTCGACGCCTCCGCGATCCGCCTGGAGGGCCTGGGCGAGCCGGAGGCGGCGAAGAAGTTGCGCCAGGGCGACCTGACCGCGGTCGCCCTGGCCGCCCGCCTCATCCCGGTCTGACAGACGTGTGGTGAGTTCGGGTGCGAATCGCACCCGAACTCACCACACGGAAACTAGGCGCCGCCTTCGGTGAGGGTGACGGGGGCCGGCTGGAACGCCGACCCGGTGACGTCGACGCCGGCCGCCTTGGCCGCCTCGATCGCCTGGTTGATGTAGTCGTTGGTGTAGGCCAGCCCTTCCGGGGCCTTGGTCAGGACGGTGTCGCCGGTCTGGTTCTTGGTGGTCATCGAGAGGTCCACGGTCTGCTTCCAGGCCGTTTCGTCGATGGCTCCGATTCCGGCGCCGGTGGCCGGCCAGATCAGCTTGTTGGTCTCGTTCATCTGCCACAGCTGGTGGCTCTTGCCGAGCTTGGATCCGGTGGCGACGACCAGGTCACGGCACTTCTCCGCGTTGTCGCGGCAGAACGCCCAGCCCTTGATCGTGGCGGTCAGGAACTTCACCGTCTGCGCCTGGTAGTTCGGGTCGCTGAGTTTCTCGGTGTTGGCCCAGACCGCGTCCTGCAGCATCGAGGAGCCTTCGGTCTTCCAGTCGATGACCGAGAAGTCGTCGGCGGTGTACAGCTTCCCGGTGGCCGGGTTCTTGGCTTCCAGGAGCTGGGCGTACTCGTTGTAGCTCATCGCCTGGGCGGCGTCGATCTCCTTCTTCAGCAGCGCCTGCATGTCGAACTGCTGCTGGACCAGGGTGACGTCCTTGCTGGGGTCGAGCCCGGCCTTGGTCATCCCGGCGAACAGTTCGAACTCGTTGCCGAAGCCCCAGTTGCCGACCTTCTTGCCCTTGAGGTCGGCGGCCTTGGTGATGCCGCTGTCCTTCCAGGCCACCTGGTAGGTGCCGGACCGGGCGAAGATCTGCCCGACGTCGGTGATCCCGGCGCCCTGTTCGCGGGAGGCGAGCGCCTTCGGCACCCACGCCACCGCGTAGTCGGCCTTACCGGTGGCGAGCACCGTCTGCGGGACGATGTCGACACCACCTTCGAGCAGCTCGACGTCGAGCCCCTGCTCCTTGTAGAAGCCCTGGTCCACGGCGGCGATGTAACCGGCGAACTGGGCCTGGAAGAACCACTGCAGCTGGAGCTTGATCGGGGTGAGGGCGCCGCTGGCGCCGGGGGCCGGAGTGGTGGCGGTATCGGCGGTGCCGCAGGCGCTCAAGGCGAGCACCGAAGCGAGAAGGGCTGTGCTGAATCTAGAACCGTGGGAGAGCTTCAAGACGCGAACCCCTTAACTGATCAACCGTTGTTTCCAAGGCATGGCCACACGTTCGAGCAGGAGCGTGACCAGGTAGAAGGTGAGTCCGAGGAGGCAGGCGCCGGCCACGAAGGCCCATGCACGGGGGTAGGCGGTGAACGCCGCGGCGGAGGTGATCCGCGCGCCGAGCCCGTCCTGCAGCCCGCCGAAGTACTCGGCGACGACCGCTGCGATGACGGCCAGCGACGACGCCTGTCGCAGACCGGTGAACAGATGGGGGAGCGCGCCGGGCAGCCGGACCTTGCGGGCGAACGTCCACCCGCCGGCCGCATACGTGCGCATCAGCTCCTGATGGACCGGATCGACCTCGCGCAGCCCGCGCAGCAGGTTGAGGAAGACCGGGAAGAACACCACGATGCCGGTGACCACCCGGCGCGGGAGGCTGCTGGTCGACTCGAACATGTTGTTGAGGATCGGGGCGAGCGCGATGATCGGCAGCGCGTTGACCACCGCCGCGAACGGGATCGACACCTCACCGAGCAGCGCCGACCGGCTCGCGGCGAGCGCGG from Actinoplanes derwentensis includes these protein-coding regions:
- a CDS encoding ABC transporter substrate-binding protein; protein product: MLALSACGTADTATTPAPGASGALTPIKLQLQWFFQAQFAGYIAAVDQGFYKEQGLDVELLEGGVDIVPQTVLATGKADYAVAWVPKALASREQGAGITDVGQIFARSGTYQVAWKDSGITKAADLKGKKVGNWGFGNEFELFAGMTKAGLDPSKDVTLVQQQFDMQALLKKEIDAAQAMSYNEYAQLLEAKNPATGKLYTADDFSVIDWKTEGSSMLQDAVWANTEKLSDPNYQAQTVKFLTATIKGWAFCRDNAEKCRDLVVATGSKLGKSHQLWQMNETNKLIWPATGAGIGAIDETAWKQTVDLSMTTKNQTGDTVLTKAPEGLAYTNDYINQAIEAAKAAGVDVTGSAFQPAPVTLTEGGA
- a CDS encoding ABC transporter permease, with protein sequence MRRVLPPVVFGVVALGLWELFVTLGRVAPFILPAPSAIWAQIVEQRVNIWEAALASGTNALVGLIGGTLLAVLAALAASRSALLGEVSIPFAAVVNALPIIALAPILNNMFESTSSLPRRVVTGIVVFFPVFLNLLRGLREVDPVHQELMRTYAAGGWTFARKVRLPGALPHLFTGLRQASSLAVIAAVVAEYFGGLQDGLGARITSAAAFTAYPRAWAFVAGACLLGLTFYLVTLLLERVAMPWKQRLIS